A genomic stretch from Gorilla gorilla gorilla isolate KB3781 chromosome 20, NHGRI_mGorGor1-v2.1_pri, whole genome shotgun sequence includes:
- the ACP7 gene encoding acid phosphatase type 7 isoform X1 has translation MHPLPGYWSCYRLLLLFSLGVQGSLGAPSAAPEQVHLSYPGEPGSMTVTWTTWVPTRSEVQFGLQPSGPLPLRAQGTFVPFVDGGILRRKLYIHRVTLRKLLPGVQYVYRCGSAQGWSRRFRFRALKNGAHWSPRLAVFGDLGADNPKALPRLRRDTQQGMYDAVLHVGDFAYNLDQDNARVGDRFMRLIEPVAASLPYMTCPGNHEERYNFSNYKARFSMPGDNEGLWYSWDLGPAHIISFSTEVYFFLHYGRHLVQRQFRWLESDLQKANKNRAARPWIITMGHRPMYCSNADLDDCTRHESKVRKGLQGKLYGLEDLFYKYGVDLQLWAHEHSYERLWPIYNYQVFNGSREMPYTNPRGPVHIITGSAGCEERLTPFAVFPRPWSAVRVKEYGYTRLHMLNGTHIHIQQVSDDQDGKIVDDVWVGPTLLHSSDRARCLRGFRNQEA, from the exons ATGCACCCCCTTCCTGGCTACTGGTCCTGTTACCGTCTACTCCTGCTATTCTCCTTGGGAGTCCAGGGGTCCCTGGGGGCTCCCAGCGCTGCCCCAGAGCAAGTCCATCTGTCTTACCCAG GTGAGCCAGGCTCCATGACTGTAACTTGGACCACATGGGTCCCAACCCGCTCTGAAGTGCAATTCGGGTTGCAGCCGTCGGGGCCCCTGCCCCTCCGCGCCCAGGGCACCTTCGTCCCCTTTGTGGACGGGGGCATTCTCCGGCGGAAGCTCTACATACACCGAGTCACGCTTCGCAAGCTGCTGCCGGGGGTTCAGTATG TTTATCGCTGTGGCAGTGCGCAGGGCTGGAGCCGTCGGTTCCGCTTCAGGGCCCTCAAGAATGGGGCCCACTGGAGTCCCCGTCTGGCTGTGTTTGGGGACCTGGGGGCTGACAACCCGAAGGCCCTCCCGCGGCTGCGCAGGGACACCCAGCAGGGCATGTATGACGCCGTTCTCCATGTGG GAGACTTTGCCTACAACCTGGATCAGGACAACGCCCGTGTTGGGGATAGGTTCATGCGGCTCATTGAACCCGTGGCTGCCAGCCTGCCGTACATGACATGCCCTGGGAATCATGAAGAACGCTA CAACTTCTCTAACTACAAGGCTCGCTTCAGCATGCCGGGGGATAATGAGGGCCTGTGGTACAG CTGGGATCTGGGTCCCGCCCACATCATCTCCTTCTCCACCGAGGTCTATTTCTTTCTCCATTATGGCCGCCACTTGGTACAGAGGCAGTTTCGCTGGCTGGAGAGCGACCTCCAG AAAGCCAATAAGAACCGGGCAGCCCGGCCGTGGATCATCACTATGGGGCACCGGCCCATGTACTGCTCCAACGCAGATCTGGACGACTGCACACGACATGAAAGCAAG GTCCGCAAAGGCCTCCAAGGCAAGCTGTACGGGTTGGAGGATCTCTTCTACAAATATG GAGTGGATCTGCAGCTGTGGGCTCACGAGCACTCGTATGAACGACTGTGGCCAATTTACAACTACCAG GTATTTAACGGCAGCCGAGAGATGCCCTACACCAACCCGCGAGGGCCTGTCCACATCATCACAGGATCTGCT GGCTGTGAGGAGCGGCTGACGCCCTTTGCTGTCTTCCCGAGGCCCTGGAGTGCCGTGCGTGTGAAGGAGTACGGGTACACGCGGCTGCACATGCTCAACGGGACCCACATCCACATCCAGCAGGTGTCGGACGACCAG GATGGGAAGATCGTAGATGATGTCTGGGTG GGCCCCACCCTCCTGCATAGCTCTGATCGGGCGAGGTGCCTACGGGGCTTCAGGAATCAAGAGGCTTAA
- the ACP7 gene encoding acid phosphatase type 7 isoform X3 produces the protein MHPLPGYWSCYRLLLLFSLGVQGSLGAPSAAPEQVHLSYPGEPGSMTVTWTTWVPTRSEVQFGLQPSGPLPLRAQGTFVPFVDGGILRRKLYIHRVTLRKLLPGVQYVYRCGSAQGWSRRFRFRALKNGAHWSPRLAVFGDLGADNPKALPRLRRDTQQGMYDAVLHVGDFAYNLDQDNARVGDRFMRLIEPVAASLPYMTCPGNHEERYNFSNYKARFSMPGDNEGLWYSWDLGPAHIISFSTEVYFFLHYGRHLVQRQFRWLESDLQKANKNRAARPWIITMGHRPMYCSNADLDDCTRHESKVRKGLQGKLYGLEDLFYKYGVDLQLWAHEHSYERLWPIYNYQVFNGSREMPYTNPRGPVHIITGSADGKIVDDVWVGPTLLHSSDRARCLRGFRNQEA, from the exons ATGCACCCCCTTCCTGGCTACTGGTCCTGTTACCGTCTACTCCTGCTATTCTCCTTGGGAGTCCAGGGGTCCCTGGGGGCTCCCAGCGCTGCCCCAGAGCAAGTCCATCTGTCTTACCCAG GTGAGCCAGGCTCCATGACTGTAACTTGGACCACATGGGTCCCAACCCGCTCTGAAGTGCAATTCGGGTTGCAGCCGTCGGGGCCCCTGCCCCTCCGCGCCCAGGGCACCTTCGTCCCCTTTGTGGACGGGGGCATTCTCCGGCGGAAGCTCTACATACACCGAGTCACGCTTCGCAAGCTGCTGCCGGGGGTTCAGTATG TTTATCGCTGTGGCAGTGCGCAGGGCTGGAGCCGTCGGTTCCGCTTCAGGGCCCTCAAGAATGGGGCCCACTGGAGTCCCCGTCTGGCTGTGTTTGGGGACCTGGGGGCTGACAACCCGAAGGCCCTCCCGCGGCTGCGCAGGGACACCCAGCAGGGCATGTATGACGCCGTTCTCCATGTGG GAGACTTTGCCTACAACCTGGATCAGGACAACGCCCGTGTTGGGGATAGGTTCATGCGGCTCATTGAACCCGTGGCTGCCAGCCTGCCGTACATGACATGCCCTGGGAATCATGAAGAACGCTA CAACTTCTCTAACTACAAGGCTCGCTTCAGCATGCCGGGGGATAATGAGGGCCTGTGGTACAG CTGGGATCTGGGTCCCGCCCACATCATCTCCTTCTCCACCGAGGTCTATTTCTTTCTCCATTATGGCCGCCACTTGGTACAGAGGCAGTTTCGCTGGCTGGAGAGCGACCTCCAG AAAGCCAATAAGAACCGGGCAGCCCGGCCGTGGATCATCACTATGGGGCACCGGCCCATGTACTGCTCCAACGCAGATCTGGACGACTGCACACGACATGAAAGCAAG GTCCGCAAAGGCCTCCAAGGCAAGCTGTACGGGTTGGAGGATCTCTTCTACAAATATG GAGTGGATCTGCAGCTGTGGGCTCACGAGCACTCGTATGAACGACTGTGGCCAATTTACAACTACCAG GTATTTAACGGCAGCCGAGAGATGCCCTACACCAACCCGCGAGGGCCTGTCCACATCATCACAGGATCTGCT GATGGGAAGATCGTAGATGATGTCTGGGTG GGCCCCACCCTCCTGCATAGCTCTGATCGGGCGAGGTGCCTACGGGGCTTCAGGAATCAAGAGGCTTAA
- the ACP7 gene encoding acid phosphatase type 7 isoform X2 gives MHPLPGYWSCYRLLLLFSLGVQGSLGAPSAAPEQVHLSYPGEPGSMTVTWTTWVPTRSEVQFGLQPSGPLPLRAQGTFVPFVDGGILRRKLYIHRVTLRKLLPGVQYVYRCGSAQGWSRRFRFRALKNGAHWSPRLAVFGDLGADNPKALPRLRRDTQQGMYDAVLHVGDFAYNLDQDNARVGDRFMRLIEPVAASLPYMTCPGNHEERYNFSNYKARFSMPGDNEGLWYSWDLGPAHIISFSTEVYFFLHYGRHLVQRQFRWLESDLQKANKNRAARPWIITMGHRPMYCSNADLDDCTRHESKVRKGLQGKLYGLEDLFYKYGVDLQLWAHEHSYERLWPIYNYQVFNGSREMPYTNPRGPVHIITGSAGCEERLTPFAVFPRPWSAVRVKEYGYTRLHMLNGTHIHIQQVSDDQDGKIVDDVWVVRPLFGRRMYL, from the exons ATGCACCCCCTTCCTGGCTACTGGTCCTGTTACCGTCTACTCCTGCTATTCTCCTTGGGAGTCCAGGGGTCCCTGGGGGCTCCCAGCGCTGCCCCAGAGCAAGTCCATCTGTCTTACCCAG GTGAGCCAGGCTCCATGACTGTAACTTGGACCACATGGGTCCCAACCCGCTCTGAAGTGCAATTCGGGTTGCAGCCGTCGGGGCCCCTGCCCCTCCGCGCCCAGGGCACCTTCGTCCCCTTTGTGGACGGGGGCATTCTCCGGCGGAAGCTCTACATACACCGAGTCACGCTTCGCAAGCTGCTGCCGGGGGTTCAGTATG TTTATCGCTGTGGCAGTGCGCAGGGCTGGAGCCGTCGGTTCCGCTTCAGGGCCCTCAAGAATGGGGCCCACTGGAGTCCCCGTCTGGCTGTGTTTGGGGACCTGGGGGCTGACAACCCGAAGGCCCTCCCGCGGCTGCGCAGGGACACCCAGCAGGGCATGTATGACGCCGTTCTCCATGTGG GAGACTTTGCCTACAACCTGGATCAGGACAACGCCCGTGTTGGGGATAGGTTCATGCGGCTCATTGAACCCGTGGCTGCCAGCCTGCCGTACATGACATGCCCTGGGAATCATGAAGAACGCTA CAACTTCTCTAACTACAAGGCTCGCTTCAGCATGCCGGGGGATAATGAGGGCCTGTGGTACAG CTGGGATCTGGGTCCCGCCCACATCATCTCCTTCTCCACCGAGGTCTATTTCTTTCTCCATTATGGCCGCCACTTGGTACAGAGGCAGTTTCGCTGGCTGGAGAGCGACCTCCAG AAAGCCAATAAGAACCGGGCAGCCCGGCCGTGGATCATCACTATGGGGCACCGGCCCATGTACTGCTCCAACGCAGATCTGGACGACTGCACACGACATGAAAGCAAG GTCCGCAAAGGCCTCCAAGGCAAGCTGTACGGGTTGGAGGATCTCTTCTACAAATATG GAGTGGATCTGCAGCTGTGGGCTCACGAGCACTCGTATGAACGACTGTGGCCAATTTACAACTACCAG GTATTTAACGGCAGCCGAGAGATGCCCTACACCAACCCGCGAGGGCCTGTCCACATCATCACAGGATCTGCT GGCTGTGAGGAGCGGCTGACGCCCTTTGCTGTCTTCCCGAGGCCCTGGAGTGCCGTGCGTGTGAAGGAGTACGGGTACACGCGGCTGCACATGCTCAACGGGACCCACATCCACATCCAGCAGGTGTCGGACGACCAG GATGGGAAGATCGTAGATGATGTCTGGGTGGTGAGACCCCTGTTTGGCCGGAGGATGTACCTCTAG